A genomic segment from Bradyrhizobium sp. ISRA430 encodes:
- a CDS encoding HWE histidine kinase domain-containing protein, whose product MDHEKVNILLVDDQPAKLLAYEVILKDLGENLVIASSGREALEVLLKTEIAVILVDVCMPELDGFELAAMIREHPRFQKTAMIFISAIQVSDIDRLRGYEMGAVDYVPVPVVPEVLRAKIKVFAELYRKTRELERLNQELEDRVRARTAELENSTAKLRESEQRRSMAIAAGKMGSWDWDWINGDWMWDEGQYRIFGVTPETFNVSSANIQALLHPDDVDQFRQAISAFNTGARSYEGEFRVSRPDGEVRWCVGTAAATVDASGRVVRVSGVTVDITERKLAEERQNLLAREVDHRAKNALALAQSIVRLTRADEVKAYVNAVEGRINALARVHTILSLSSWQGAELSKLIEEELAPYSLGGQIKLAGPEVQLLPATAQTLALALHELFTNSAKYGALSTRSGRLAIGWQVENDVLSLTWEESGGPMVRTPKSRGFGTRSLLASVESQLGGHAQFDWRAEGLLCRLEVPLTPRAATSTSPAQLDAAPSGQLQRASG is encoded by the coding sequence ATGGACCACGAAAAGGTCAACATCCTCCTCGTCGACGATCAGCCGGCCAAGCTGCTCGCCTACGAGGTGATCCTGAAGGACCTCGGTGAGAACCTCGTAATCGCCTCGTCGGGCCGCGAGGCGCTGGAAGTCCTACTGAAGACCGAGATCGCAGTGATCCTGGTCGACGTCTGTATGCCTGAGCTCGACGGCTTCGAGCTTGCCGCGATGATCCGGGAACATCCGCGCTTTCAGAAGACCGCGATGATCTTCATCTCGGCGATCCAGGTCTCCGACATCGACCGGCTGCGCGGCTATGAGATGGGTGCGGTCGACTACGTTCCGGTGCCCGTCGTGCCGGAGGTGCTGCGCGCCAAGATCAAGGTATTTGCCGAGCTCTACCGCAAGACGCGCGAGCTCGAGCGGCTGAATCAGGAGCTCGAGGACCGCGTTCGCGCCCGCACGGCCGAGCTGGAAAACTCCACCGCGAAGCTGCGCGAGAGCGAGCAGCGGCGCAGCATGGCCATAGCCGCCGGCAAGATGGGATCCTGGGACTGGGACTGGATCAACGGCGACTGGATGTGGGACGAAGGCCAGTACCGCATCTTCGGCGTAACGCCAGAGACGTTCAACGTCAGCTCGGCGAACATCCAGGCCCTGCTCCACCCCGATGACGTCGATCAGTTCCGCCAGGCAATTTCTGCATTCAACACCGGTGCGCGATCCTATGAGGGCGAGTTCCGCGTCAGCCGGCCCGACGGCGAGGTGCGTTGGTGCGTCGGCACGGCGGCCGCGACGGTCGACGCAAGCGGCCGGGTGGTGCGCGTGAGCGGCGTCACCGTCGACATTACCGAGCGCAAGCTCGCCGAGGAGCGGCAGAATCTTCTGGCGCGGGAAGTCGATCATCGCGCCAAGAATGCTCTGGCGCTGGCGCAGTCGATCGTGCGCCTCACCCGCGCCGACGAGGTCAAGGCCTATGTCAACGCGGTCGAGGGGCGCATCAATGCACTGGCGCGCGTGCACACCATTTTGTCGCTGTCGAGCTGGCAGGGTGCCGAACTCTCCAAGCTGATCGAGGAGGAGCTCGCGCCCTACTCGCTCGGCGGGCAGATCAAGCTCGCGGGCCCCGAGGTTCAGTTGCTGCCTGCCACCGCACAGACGCTGGCGCTGGCGCTGCATGAGCTGTTCACCAATTCAGCGAAGTATGGCGCGCTCTCGACACGCTCGGGACGGCTCGCGATCGGCTGGCAGGTCGAAAACGACGTCCTTTCATTGACCTGGGAGGAATCCGGTGGCCCAATGGTCAGGACGCCGAAATCTCGCGGCTTTGGCACGCGGAGCCTGCTCGCCAGCGTCGAATCCCAGCTCGGCGGACATGCCCAATTCGATTGGCGTGCCGAAGGACTGCTCTGCCGGCTGGAGGTACCGCTGACGCCGAGGGCTGCAACGTCGACCTCACCAGCGCAGCTCGACGCGGCCCCCTCCGGCCAGCTTCAACGCGCGTCGGGTTAG
- a CDS encoding HAMP domain-containing protein, translating into MSDLDPGATSRSGRRTPKRTSNGTSEPDSRQELLLALQAVRSGDFSVRMSGDYLGIDGKIADTLNEIIAANQRMAQQLELVGQVVGREGKTRQRVKFGLASGSWADMEGSVNTLIDDLLWPTREVTRAVAAVAQGDLLQTVKLDVEGRPLRGEFLQSATIVNTMIKQLGVFTSEVTRVAREVGTEGKLGGQAQVPEVTGVWKDLTESVNSMANNLTNQVRNIAEVTIAVANGDLSKKITVDVRGEILQLKEAINTMVDQLRSFASEVTRVAREVGTDGKLGGQAIVPGVAGTWKDLTDSVNAMCGNLTAQVRNIANVTTAVARGDLSRKITVDVRGEILELKDTINTMVDQLNSFASEVTRVAREVGTEGKLGGQAQVPGVAGTWKDLTDNVNFMASNLTAQVRNIADVATAIAGGDLSKKITVNVSGEILQLKETLNTMVDQLNAFAGEVTRVAREVGTDGRLGGQANVLGVAGTWKDLTESVNSMASNLTAQVRNIAEVTTAVAGGDLSKKITVDVRGEILELKDTINTMVDQLNAFAGEVTRVAREVGTEGKLGGQAQVRGVAGTWKDLTDSVNSMASNLTGQVRNIAEVATAVAKGDLSKKITVNVSGEILQLKETLNTMVDQLNAFAGEVTRVAREVGTEGKLGGQAEVPGVAGTWKDLTDSVNSMAGNLTAQVRNIAEVATAIAGGDLSRKITVDVRGEILQLKDTLNTMVDQLNRFAGEVTRVAREVGTEGRLGGQANVPGVAGTWKDLTDSVNSMAGNLTAQVRNIAEVTTAVARGDLSRKITVDVRGEILELKNTINTMVDQLNGFAGEVTRVAREVGTEGKLGGQAEVPGVAGTWKDLTDNVNFMASNLTAQVRNIAEVATAIAGGDLSKKITVDVRGEILLLKDTLNTMVEQLRSFAAEVTRVAREVGTEGRLGGQAVVPGVGGTWKDLTDNVNLLAANLTTQVRNIAEVTTAVARGDLSRKITVDVKGEILELKNTINTMVDQLNAFAGEVTRVAREVGTEGKLGGQAQVPGVAGTWKDLTDTVNFMAANLTEQVRGIVKVVTAVANGDLKQNLTVKSKGEVAALADTINNMTETLATFADQVTSVAREVGVEGRLGGQANVPGAAGTWKDLTGNVNLLAANLTSQVRAIAEVATAVTKGDLTRSIQVDARGEVAELKDNINTMITNLRLTTDVNTEQDWLKTNLAKFTNMLQGQRDLTTVGRLLLTELSPLVNGHTGVIYQVENEDNPQLLLLASYASDGVYPYQRALQFGEGLIGQCALDKRPRLVADIPADVVPINSALFRVAPKNLVVLPVLFEGQVKAVIELASLTSFTTSQMTFLEQLTDSIGIVLNSIEATMQTEGLLKQSQQLAGELQTQQRELQQTNDQLEQKAQQLAERNVEVERKNQEIEQARRALEEKATELALTSKYKSEFLANMSHELRTPLNSILILGQQLTDNPDGNLSPKQVEFARTIHGAGTDLLNLISDILDLSKIESGTVTVEAEEILTANLLETVGRPFRHEAENRNLSFNIDVDSNLARSIVTDSKRLQQVLKNLLSNAFKFTAEGGVRLKVAGALGGWSTDHPLLNAAPAVIAFEVTDSGIGIPLEKQKLIFEAFQQADAGTSRKYGGTGLGLAISRELASLLGGEIHLRSAPGKGSTFTLYLPLKYSGPTLAPRAAAPAPQQYSQPPALQPTAPEQQRAIEQLPDDRLNLEPGDTILLIVEDDPHYARVLVDLARDKGFKVLVAARGAEALELAKQYQPTAVSLDVFLPDMLGWTVLSQLKHNPLTRHIPVQIITLDEDRQHALARGAFSFVNKPTTTEGVSAALTQIKEYARPRRKRLLIVEDNEAEQLSIRELLHHDDIEIVATDTGAGALSTLREQPCDCVVLDLRLPDMSGFDVLDEIRNDQMLSNIPVVVFTGRELSAEEDAELHTMARSIVVKGVESPERLLDETALFLHRVITELPVEKQRMLEKLNSSDEDLVGKTALLVDDDARNIFALSSVLERRGMKVLTATTGSEAVTLVDSNPEIAIVLMDIMMPQMDGYQTIGVIRENPAFSRVPIIALTAKAMKGDREKCLEAGASDYLAKPVNTDQLLLAIRMWLHR; encoded by the coding sequence ATGAGCGACCTTGATCCCGGAGCTACATCACGGTCCGGTCGTCGCACCCCGAAACGGACGTCCAACGGCACCTCGGAGCCCGACTCTCGGCAGGAATTGCTGCTCGCGCTGCAGGCCGTGCGCAGCGGCGATTTCTCGGTGCGAATGAGCGGCGACTATCTCGGCATCGACGGCAAAATCGCCGACACTCTTAATGAAATCATTGCTGCCAACCAGCGCATGGCGCAGCAGCTCGAACTGGTCGGGCAAGTGGTGGGGCGCGAAGGCAAGACGCGCCAACGCGTGAAATTTGGTCTCGCCAGCGGCTCCTGGGCCGACATGGAAGGTTCGGTCAACACGCTCATCGACGACCTGTTGTGGCCGACGCGCGAGGTAACGCGCGCGGTCGCGGCGGTTGCACAAGGCGACCTGCTACAGACCGTCAAGCTCGACGTCGAAGGCCGCCCGCTGCGCGGCGAATTTTTGCAGTCGGCGACCATCGTCAACACCATGATCAAGCAGCTCGGCGTGTTCACCTCGGAGGTGACGCGCGTGGCGCGCGAGGTCGGCACCGAAGGCAAGCTCGGCGGCCAGGCGCAGGTGCCAGAAGTGACCGGCGTCTGGAAGGACCTGACCGAGAGCGTCAACTCGATGGCGAACAACCTGACCAACCAGGTTCGCAACATCGCCGAGGTGACGATCGCGGTCGCCAACGGCGACTTGTCCAAGAAGATCACCGTCGACGTCCGCGGCGAGATTCTTCAGCTCAAGGAAGCCATCAACACGATGGTGGACCAGCTCCGCTCCTTCGCCTCCGAAGTCACGCGCGTCGCGCGTGAGGTCGGCACCGACGGCAAGCTCGGCGGCCAGGCAATCGTGCCCGGCGTCGCCGGCACCTGGAAGGACCTCACCGACTCCGTGAACGCGATGTGCGGCAACCTGACCGCGCAAGTGCGCAACATCGCCAACGTCACCACGGCCGTGGCGCGCGGCGACTTGTCCCGCAAGATCACCGTCGACGTGCGCGGCGAGATCCTGGAGCTGAAGGACACCATCAATACCATGGTGGACCAGCTCAACTCGTTCGCGTCGGAAGTCACGCGCGTCGCACGCGAGGTCGGCACCGAAGGCAAGCTCGGCGGCCAGGCGCAGGTTCCCGGCGTCGCCGGCACCTGGAAGGACCTCACCGACAACGTCAATTTCATGGCGTCGAACCTGACCGCCCAGGTCCGCAACATCGCCGACGTCGCCACCGCGATCGCCGGCGGCGACCTCTCCAAGAAGATCACCGTGAACGTGTCGGGCGAAATCCTTCAGTTGAAGGAAACGCTGAACACGATGGTCGACCAGCTCAACGCCTTTGCCGGCGAAGTCACGCGCGTCGCGCGTGAGGTCGGCACCGACGGACGGCTCGGCGGCCAGGCCAACGTGCTCGGCGTTGCCGGCACCTGGAAGGACCTCACCGAGAGCGTCAACTCGATGGCCTCGAACCTCACCGCGCAGGTCCGCAACATCGCCGAGGTGACGACGGCAGTCGCAGGCGGCGACCTCTCCAAGAAGATCACCGTGGACGTGCGCGGCGAGATCCTGGAGCTGAAGGACACGATCAACACGATGGTGGACCAGCTCAACGCCTTCGCCGGCGAAGTCACGCGCGTCGCACGCGAGGTCGGCACCGAAGGCAAGCTCGGTGGTCAGGCTCAGGTGCGCGGCGTCGCCGGCACCTGGAAGGACTTGACCGACTCGGTCAACTCGATGGCCTCGAACCTGACCGGCCAGGTCCGCAACATCGCCGAGGTCGCGACCGCCGTGGCGAAGGGCGACCTGTCGAAGAAGATCACCGTGAACGTGTCGGGCGAGATCCTTCAGTTGAAGGAAACGCTGAACACCATGGTCGACCAGCTCAACGCTTTTGCCGGCGAAGTGACGCGCGTTGCTCGCGAGGTCGGCACCGAAGGCAAGCTCGGCGGCCAGGCCGAGGTGCCCGGCGTCGCCGGCACCTGGAAGGACCTCACCGACTCCGTGAACTCGATGGCGGGCAACCTCACCGCCCAGGTCCGCAACATCGCCGAGGTCGCAACAGCGATCGCCGGCGGCGACCTGTCCCGCAAGATCACCGTGGACGTACGCGGCGAAATCCTTCAGCTCAAGGACACGCTGAACACGATGGTCGACCAGCTCAACCGCTTCGCAGGCGAGGTGACGCGCGTGGCGCGCGAGGTCGGCACCGAGGGTCGTCTCGGCGGCCAAGCCAACGTGCCGGGCGTCGCCGGCACCTGGAAGGATCTCACCGATAGCGTGAACTCGATGGCGGGCAACCTCACCGCCCAGGTCCGCAACATCGCCGAGGTGACGACCGCCGTGGCGCGCGGCGACCTGTCGCGCAAGATCACCGTCGACGTGCGCGGCGAAATCCTGGAGCTGAAGAACACCATCAACACGATGGTGGACCAGCTCAACGGCTTTGCCGGCGAGGTGACGCGCGTTGCCCGCGAGGTCGGTACCGAAGGCAAGCTCGGCGGCCAGGCCGAGGTGCCTGGCGTCGCCGGCACCTGGAAGGACCTCACCGACAACGTGAACTTCATGGCCTCGAACTTGACGGCCCAGGTCCGCAACATCGCCGAGGTCGCGACCGCGATCGCCGGCGGCGACCTGTCCAAGAAGATCACCGTGGACGTGCGCGGCGAAATCCTTCTGCTGAAGGACACGCTGAACACGATGGTCGAGCAGCTCCGCTCCTTCGCCGCCGAAGTGACGCGCGTCGCCCGCGAGGTCGGCACTGAAGGCCGCCTCGGCGGCCAGGCCGTCGTGCCCGGCGTCGGCGGCACCTGGAAGGACCTCACCGACAACGTCAACCTGCTCGCCGCGAATCTTACCACGCAGGTCCGCAACATCGCCGAGGTCACCACCGCCGTGGCACGCGGCGACTTGTCTCGCAAGATCACGGTCGATGTGAAGGGTGAAATCCTCGAGCTGAAGAACACCATCAACACGATGGTGGACCAGCTCAATGCGTTCGCCGGCGAAGTGACGCGCGTTGCCCGCGAGGTCGGCACCGAGGGCAAGCTCGGCGGCCAGGCGCAGGTGCCCGGCGTTGCCGGCACCTGGAAGGATCTGACCGACACCGTCAACTTCATGGCGGCGAACCTGACCGAGCAGGTGCGTGGCATCGTCAAGGTCGTGACCGCGGTAGCCAACGGCGACCTGAAGCAGAACCTGACGGTGAAATCGAAGGGCGAAGTCGCAGCACTCGCCGACACCATCAACAACATGACCGAAACGCTCGCGACCTTCGCCGACCAGGTGACGTCGGTGGCGCGCGAGGTCGGCGTCGAAGGCCGGCTCGGCGGTCAGGCCAACGTGCCCGGCGCCGCCGGCACCTGGAAGGATCTCACCGGCAACGTCAACCTGCTCGCGGCCAACCTCACCTCGCAGGTGCGCGCGATCGCGGAGGTGGCGACCGCAGTGACCAAGGGCGACCTGACACGGTCGATCCAGGTCGACGCCCGCGGCGAGGTCGCGGAGCTGAAAGACAACATCAACACGATGATCACGAACCTTCGTCTCACGACGGACGTGAACACCGAGCAGGACTGGCTGAAGACCAATCTCGCCAAATTCACCAACATGCTCCAAGGCCAGCGCGACCTGACCACCGTCGGCCGGTTGCTGCTGACCGAGCTGTCGCCGCTGGTGAACGGGCATACCGGCGTGATCTACCAGGTCGAGAACGAGGACAATCCGCAGCTCCTGCTGCTCGCCTCCTACGCCAGCGACGGGGTCTATCCGTATCAACGCGCGTTGCAATTCGGCGAAGGCCTAATCGGCCAGTGCGCACTCGACAAGCGGCCGCGCTTGGTCGCTGACATTCCCGCCGACGTGGTGCCGATCAACTCGGCGCTGTTCCGCGTCGCGCCGAAGAATCTCGTCGTGCTGCCGGTGCTGTTCGAGGGCCAGGTCAAGGCCGTGATCGAGCTTGCCTCGCTCACCTCGTTCACGACGTCGCAGATGACGTTCCTGGAGCAGCTCACCGACTCCATCGGCATCGTGCTCAACTCGATCGAGGCGACGATGCAGACCGAAGGTCTGCTCAAGCAGTCTCAACAGCTCGCCGGCGAACTCCAGACCCAGCAGCGCGAGCTGCAACAGACCAACGACCAGCTCGAGCAGAAGGCGCAGCAGCTCGCCGAGCGCAACGTCGAGGTCGAGCGCAAGAACCAGGAGATCGAGCAGGCCCGCCGCGCGCTCGAGGAAAAGGCGACCGAGCTCGCGCTGACATCGAAGTACAAGTCCGAATTCCTCGCCAATATGAGCCACGAGCTGCGCACGCCGCTGAACTCGATCCTGATCCTCGGCCAGCAGCTCACCGACAATCCGGACGGCAATCTCTCACCCAAGCAGGTCGAATTCGCCCGCACCATCCACGGCGCCGGCACCGATCTGCTCAACCTCATCAGCGACATTCTCGACCTCTCCAAGATCGAGTCCGGCACGGTGACGGTCGAGGCCGAGGAGATTCTCACCGCGAACCTGCTCGAGACGGTTGGGCGGCCGTTCCGGCACGAGGCGGAGAACCGCAACCTGTCGTTCAACATCGACGTCGATTCGAACCTCGCGCGCAGCATCGTCACCGACTCCAAGCGCCTGCAGCAGGTCTTGAAGAACCTGCTCTCCAACGCCTTCAAATTCACGGCAGAAGGCGGCGTGCGGCTGAAGGTTGCCGGCGCACTCGGCGGCTGGAGCACGGATCATCCCTTGTTGAACGCCGCGCCGGCGGTGATCGCGTTCGAGGTAACCGATAGCGGCATCGGCATTCCGCTGGAGAAGCAAAAGCTGATCTTCGAGGCGTTCCAGCAGGCCGATGCCGGCACCAGCCGCAAATACGGCGGCACCGGCCTTGGCCTTGCGATCAGCCGTGAGCTCGCAAGCCTGCTCGGCGGCGAGATCCACCTGCGCAGCGCGCCCGGCAAGGGCTCGACCTTCACGCTCTATTTGCCGCTCAAATATTCTGGCCCGACGCTGGCGCCGCGCGCTGCCGCGCCTGCACCGCAACAATACAGCCAGCCGCCGGCGTTGCAGCCGACGGCGCCCGAGCAGCAGCGCGCCATCGAGCAGCTTCCCGACGACCGGCTCAATCTCGAGCCCGGCGATACCATCCTGCTGATCGTGGAGGACGATCCGCACTATGCGCGCGTACTGGTCGACCTCGCCCGCGACAAGGGCTTCAAGGTGCTGGTCGCCGCCCGCGGTGCCGAGGCGCTCGAGCTTGCCAAGCAGTACCAACCGACGGCCGTCTCGCTCGACGTGTTCCTGCCGGACATGCTCGGCTGGACGGTGCTGAGCCAGCTCAAGCACAACCCTCTGACGCGCCATATTCCGGTGCAGATCATCACGCTCGACGAGGACCGCCAGCATGCGCTGGCTCGTGGCGCCTTCTCCTTCGTCAACAAGCCGACGACGACCGAGGGCGTCTCCGCCGCGCTGACACAGATCAAGGAATATGCACGGCCGCGGCGCAAGCGGCTCCTGATCGTCGAGGACAACGAGGCCGAGCAGCTCTCGATCCGCGAGCTCCTGCATCACGACGACATTGAGATCGTGGCGACCGACACCGGCGCCGGCGCGCTCTCGACGCTGCGCGAGCAGCCCTGCGACTGCGTGGTGCTGGACCTGCGGCTGCCCGACATGAGCGGCTTCGACGTGCTGGACGAGATCCGCAACGACCAAATGCTGTCGAACATCCCCGTGGTCGTATTCACCGGCCGCGAGCTCTCGGCGGAGGAGGATGCGGAACTGCACACCATGGCGCGCAGCATCGTGGTCAAGGGCGTGGAGTCACCGGAACGCTTGCTCGACGAGACCGCGCTGTTCCTTCACCGCGTCATCACCGAACTTCCGGTCGAAAAGCAGCGCATGCTGGAGAAGCTGAACAGTTCCGACGAGGACCTGGTCGGCAAGACCGCGCTGCTCGTCGACGACGATGCCCGCAACATCTTCGCGCTGTCGAGCGTGCTCGAACGGCGCGGCATGAAAGTGCTGACGGCGACGACCGGCAGCGAGGCGGTGACGCTGGTCGATTCCAACCCGGAGATCGCGATCGTGCTGATGGACATCATGATGCCGCAGATGGATGGCTATCAGACCATCGGCGTGATCCGCGAGAACCCAGCCTTCTCCCGCGTGCCGATCATCGCGCTCACGGCAAAGGCGATGAAAGGCGACCGCGAGAAATGCCTGGAAGCCGGCGCGTCCGACTACCTCGCCAAACCCGTCAATACTGATCAATTGCTGCTTGCGATCCGCATGTGGCTGCATCGCTGA